The following nucleotide sequence is from Bacillus sp. (in: firmicutes).
CTGATGGTGTCCAATGAAGTCCTTATTAAAAATGATCGGCAGACTCCTTTATAATCTTGTAATTTTTATGGTTTACAACTGTCTTTTCTTCTAAATCAAGTTCGCGATAATTCTCCATATATGTTAAATCAACGATCACTGAATTTTCATTCACTTTCTCCACAATTCCTTGTAAACCATTTTTAAATTCAATCACATTTCCAACTGTAGCAATTTTCAATGAACTCGCTCCTTATACATAATATTTACATACAAGTTTGCCTTATTTTTTAAAAAAGGTAAATACTTTCCGTTGCATTTATTTTAATTTTTTTCAAAAATAACAAAATTGTAGACAAAATGAAATCATTTTCTTATATTATTTAGTATTACGAAATAATCAAAGGAGAACGATTCGTTATGTGGAGAAATCGGAATGTATGGATTTTACTTTTAGGGGAAGGAATTGCTGGCCTTGGTATGTGGGTCGGAATTATTGGTAATCTAGAATTTTTACAACAACATGTTCCCTCGGACTTCATGAAATCGCTCATATTATTTGCAGGGTTATTTGTAGGCGTCCTATTTGGACCTTATGCTGGAAAAGTGATTGATCGTTCTTCGAAAAAAACGGTTATGATTGTTTCTAGTGTTGCCCGATCGATGTCGGTCATGTTTATGTTTGTTGCCATTTCAACTGGTCAAGTATGGTGGATGGTGATGTATATGCTCGGCATCGGCATATCTGCAGCATTTTATTTTCCTGCGTTACAGGCTGCCATACCACTCATTGCAAAAGAAGAGGAGTTACTTACGTTAAATGGCTGGCATATGAATATTGGCACGATTGCTAGAATTGTTGGAACAGCTTTAGGAGGAATATTAATTATAGCGATTCCTCTTTCTACCGTATATATCATCACACTTGGCTCTTTTTTATTTGTCGCTCTTACCTCTTTTCTATTACAACTACCAAACGATCAAAACAGGTCGTACAAACAAGAAAAACAAGAGAGCTTTACTGTATTATGGCCCCTCATCAAGAAAAATCGTCCGGTATTTACAGGCCTTGTCTTAATGCTTGTTCCTATTGGATTTATCGGAAGCTTTAATTTGATGGTGTTAAAAATTAGCGAGATGCTGCAAGATCCAGCAATTAAAGGATGGCTTTATACAACGGAAGGAGTTATGTTTATGCTTGGAGCATTTATGATAAGGAGAGTAGCCGTAAAGCTTCCCCACCTTTCATTATTAATTGGAGCTGCTTTTTTCATTTCATTGGCTCAAATGTCCCTTTATTTTGCTGAATACCATCCGATGGCCATCGTTTCCTTTGGTGTTTTTGGATTCGCTGCTGGATCGTTCTTTCCTATTGCTGCGACACTTTTTCAAAAATCGGTCCCAAAAGATTATCATGGTCGTTTCTTCTCATTTCGTAATATGATGGACCGCATTTTATTTCAATTCGTATTAGTAAGTTCCGGATTTTTCTTAGATACGATTGGGTTTCAAATCATGGTGCTGCTCTTTGGGGTCTCTTCATTTTTCTTAACGTGTATTGTTTTAGGAAAACACGTAAAAAAGGTGGATAAGAATTTACCCCAAACGATGTAAAGGGTTTTATAATAACGGTGGAGGGATGGAGATGACAGAAGAACAAGCGAAACAAATCATTGAACAGCTGCGTCAACGAAAGATAGAAGAATATATGGTACAAAAAGAAGACTTCCTCGTTTTTCGTAGCGTCTTAGTGGCTCAAGAAGATTTTAAACATTTTCGAGGAGAGGCCCAGCGTGGGGGACACGTCTTATTCACATATTTAGATACCCCTAGAAGTTAATGACAAAACATGCTCGCATTAGGCGGGCGTCTTTTTTTTTTGGACAAAATGAAGTTCGAAAATTATCAGAAAAAGAAATAATAGTAGGATATCTTAAAGAGAAATAAAAAAATGTTATTTTTTGAAAAAATTAGGAAAATTTTGTATAATTATAATAGAAAGGAGGATGAATATGGCTGTTTCAGTTCAACCGTATGTTGTGTCTGAAACTACGATGGCAATTATACCTGAATATTCTGAAAAAGGAGTTGTCAAAATATTTGACGTTCAAGGTATTTATTATGAAAACGTCAAACCGATTCAGTTGTTGAACCAAGCTTGTATGGCGAGAGGTTCCAGTTATGACGGAAGAATTCAAGCTGTTCGAAACAGGCTTAACTACTTTCGAAAAACCCCATTAACGATTTGTCCAAATGAGTGTATTTTTACCTTTCCAACCAAATCCCACATCGAGCATGACTGTTATTGGATCTTCCCAAGGCATATTCAACAGATTTGTCATTTTGAAGGCATTCCCATTATTCAATTTCAAAACGGAGAGCAACTTATGTTAAATTGTTCCATATTTACGCTGCATCGCCAAATTGAACGAACCGCTAATTGTATGTTTCATTTTTCAAAGCCACCTTCGCTCCAAATCTTTTACTTACCTCCTAAACCTCTTGGACGTACATAAAAGAAAAACCGCCTTTATTACACTTGGACAAAATAAAGGCGGTTTTATTGAATAGAATGAGAAGTGCTCTATTTTGTTTCTTTTATATAGCATACATTCTATCCTTACTTTTTTTTATTAAAAGATGTTTTCAACTATTTCATTGAAGAACAAATGTAAAACAATAGCGTAATCAATGAATTTGTTAAAGTTTTTTGAAGGTGTTCTTTTAACGATTATCTAATTCATATAGTAGGAATAAAAACAAAGGGGTGGTAAATAGATGAGGAGGGAAATGGGACAAGCGCTAAAGGTGAAGGAAACTGTTCTTCATCTGATTCAAGAGTTGTTAAATGATCAAAAAGTATTCACTGAACAAGAATTAAAAGCGGCGGTCGAATTATTGGCAAGGGGAATGTGCGACATGGTGAATGTATATACGAATACGATGGAAGATCATGAAACGGTTCTAAAAGGAACGATAGTAAAAGTAAAAATAGCAAATAATATTGTCAAAGGTGTTTCTAAAA
It contains:
- a CDS encoding DUF2187 family protein; this translates as MKIATVGNVIEFKNGLQGIVEKVNENSVIVDLTYMENYRELDLEEKTVVNHKNYKIIKESADHF
- a CDS encoding competence protein ComK, producing MAVSVQPYVVSETTMAIIPEYSEKGVVKIFDVQGIYYENVKPIQLLNQACMARGSSYDGRIQAVRNRLNYFRKTPLTICPNECIFTFPTKSHIEHDCYWIFPRHIQQICHFEGIPIIQFQNGEQLMLNCSIFTLHRQIERTANCMFHFSKPPSLQIFYLPPKPLGRT
- a CDS encoding MFS transporter, whose protein sequence is MWRNRNVWILLLGEGIAGLGMWVGIIGNLEFLQQHVPSDFMKSLILFAGLFVGVLFGPYAGKVIDRSSKKTVMIVSSVARSMSVMFMFVAISTGQVWWMVMYMLGIGISAAFYFPALQAAIPLIAKEEELLTLNGWHMNIGTIARIVGTALGGILIIAIPLSTVYIITLGSFLFVALTSFLLQLPNDQNRSYKQEKQESFTVLWPLIKKNRPVFTGLVLMLVPIGFIGSFNLMVLKISEMLQDPAIKGWLYTTEGVMFMLGAFMIRRVAVKLPHLSLLIGAAFFISLAQMSLYFAEYHPMAIVSFGVFGFAAGSFFPIAATLFQKSVPKDYHGRFFSFRNMMDRILFQFVLVSSGFFLDTIGFQIMVLLFGVSSFFLTCIVLGKHVKKVDKNLPQTM